Proteins co-encoded in one Brassica rapa cultivar Chiifu-401-42 chromosome A02, CAAS_Brap_v3.01, whole genome shotgun sequence genomic window:
- the PMI2 gene encoding mannose-6-phosphate isomerase 2, protein MGADAIQTNGGDPAKLTVVEGIKRLRCAVKNYEWGKLGHESLVARLHEANSGNRVDPAVPHAELWMGTHESGPSHVVKEEELGSGHCGSDCMVTLKSWVSDNPDVLGSRAVDKWGCDLPFLFKVLSVTKALSIQAHPNKALAEKLHREEPLLYRDANRKPEIALAITPFQALCGFVSLKELKEVIANVPEIPELVGSKAADQIFTVNEKDGEESVKSVVRLIFTQLMSATNNETKRVISEMKMRLITETNHRELSEKEKLVLELEKQYPGDVGVISAFFFNYVKLNPGEALYLDADQPHAYISGDCVECMAASDNVVRAGLTPKHRDVQTLCSMLTYKLGYPEILKGFPLTPYITRYLPPFDEFEVDHCDLPTGKSTIFPAIPGPSVYLVIEGTGKLQTGSSQLLVNRGDVLFVPAHNEIQVTGESDVIKLYRAGVSSRFFQTL, encoded by the exons ATGGGTGCAGACGCAATCCAAACGAACGGTGGTGATCCCGCCAAGTTAACCGTCGTAGAAGGGATCAAACGGTTGAGATGCGCCGTGAAGAACTACGAGTGGGGCAAACTCGGGCATGAATCACTGGTTGCGAGACTCCACGAGGCCAATTCAGGGAACCGTGTCGACCCGGCGGTTCCTCACGCCGAGTTGTGGATGGGTACTCACGAGTCAGGCCCGAGTCACGTTGTAAAGGAAGAGGAACTCGGGTCGGGTCATTGTGGGTCCGACTGCATGGTTACGTTGAAGTCGTGGGTTTCGGATAACCCGGATGTGCTCGGGTCTAGAGCCGTGGACAAATGGGGATGTGAtcttcctttcctcttcaag GTTTTGTCAGTGACAAAAGCGTTGTCGATTCAAGCACATCCAAACAAGGCATTAGCAGAGAAATTGCATAGAGAAGAGCCTCTTCTTTACAGAGATGCTAACCGTAAGCCTGAGATTGCTCTGGCAATTACTCCTTTTCAAGCACTTTGTGGTTTCGTATCTCTTAAG GAACTAAAGGAAGTGATCGCCAATGTACCAGAGATCCCAGAGCTCGTTGGAAGTAAAGCTGCAGATCAAATCTTCACGGTCAACGAAAAAGACGGAGAGGAGAGTGTAAAATCTGTTGTCCGTTTGATCTTCACACAGTTAATGTCTGCAACTAACAATGAGACGAAGCGAGTCATATCTGAGATGAAGATGCGTCTAATCACGGAGACAAACCACCGTGAACTATCTGAGAAGGAGAAGTTAGTTTTGGAACTAGAGAAACAGTATCCAGGTGACGTAGGCGTGatctcagctttcttttttAACTACGTCAAGCTTAATCCCGGAGAGGCTTTGTATTTGGATGCGGACCAGCCACACGCTTACATCTCCGGCGACTGTGTCGAGTGTATGGCGGCTTCAGACAACGTTGTTAGAGCTGGTCTCACTCCTAAACACCGCGATGTTCAGACGCTATGCTCTATGCTTACCTATAAACTG GGCTACCCGGAGATTTTGAAAGGATTTCCTCTGACTCCATACATTACAAGATATCTTCCCCCATTTGATGAATTTGAAGTGGACCATTGTGATCTTCCTACAGGGAAATCGACGATTTTTCCGGCCATACCCGGGCCTTCGGTTTATCTGGTTATAGAAGGAACAGGGAAACTGCAAACCGGTTCATCTCAATTGTTGGTTAACCGAGGAGATGTTTTGTTTGTTCCGGCTCATAACGAGATTCAGGTAACAGGAGAAAGTGATGTGATAAAGCTTTACAGAGCTGGAGTCAGCAGCAGATTCTTCCAGACACTCTAG
- the LOC103852368 gene encoding ribulose bisphosphate carboxylase small chain 1B, chloroplastic, translating to MASVMLSSATMASSPAHATMVAPFIGLKSSAAFPVTCKANTKVTSITSNGGRVNCMKVWPPVGKKKFETLSYLPDLTDVEIAKEVDYLIRNKWTPCIEFELEHGFVYREHGNIPGYYDGRYWTMWKLPLFGCTDSAQVLKEVQECKKEYPNAFIRIIGFDNNRQAQCISFIAYKPPSFTDA from the exons ATGGCTTCCGTTATGCTCTCTTCCGCTACAATGGCCTCTTCTCCGGCTCATGCCACAATGGTCGCACCATTCATCGGACTTAAGTCCTCTGCTGCTTTCCCAGTGACATGTAAGGCCAACACCAAAGTTACTTCCATCACAAGCAACGGCGGAAGAGTTAACTGCATGAAG GTGTGGCCTccagttggcaagaagaagtttgaGACTCTCTCTTACCTTCCTGACCTTACCGATGTCGAAATAGCCAAGGAAGTTGACTACCTTATCCGCAACAAGTGGACTCCATGTATTGAATTCGAGTTGGAG CACGGTTTTGTATACCGTGAGCATGGAAACATCCCTGGATACTATGATGGACGATACTGGACAATGTGGAAGCTTCCTTTGTTCGGATGCACTGACTCAGCTCAGGTGTTGAAGGAAGTGCAAGAATGCAAAAAGGAGTACCCCAACGCCTTCATTAGGATCATCGGATTCGACAACAATCGTCAAGCCCAGTGCATCAGTTTCATCGCCTACAAGCCACCAAGCTTCACTGATGCTTAA
- the LOC103852369 gene encoding ribulose bisphosphate carboxylase small chain 1A, chloroplastic, with protein MASVMLSSATMASSPAHATMVAPFIGLKSSAAFPVTCKANTKVTSITSNGGRVNCMKVWPPVGKKKFETLSYLPDLTDVEIAKEVDYLIRNKWTPCIEFELEHGFVYREHGNIPGYYDGRYWTMWKLPLFGCTDSAQVLKEVQECKKEYPNAFIRIIGFDNNRQAQCISFIAYKPPSFTNA; from the exons ATGGCTTCCGTTATGCTCTCTTCCGCTACAATGGCCTCTTCTCCGGCTCATGCCACAATGGTCGCACCATTCATCGGACTTAAGTCCTCTGCTGCTTTCCCAGTGACATGTAAGGCGAACACCAAAGTTACTTCCATCACAAGCAACGGCGGAAGAGTTAACTGCATGAAG GTGTGGCCTccagttggcaagaagaagtttgaGACTCTCTCTTACCTTCCTGACCTTACCGATGTCGAAATAGCCAAGGAAGTTGACTACCTTATCCGCAACAAGTGGACTCCATGTATTGAATTCGAGTTGGAG CACGGTTTTGTATACCGTGAGCATGGAAACATCCCTGGATACTATGATGGACGATACTGGACAATGTGGAAGCTTCCTTTGTTCGGATGCACTGACTCAGCTCAGGTGTTGAAGGAAGTACAAGAATGCAAAAAGGAGTACCCCAACGCCTTCATTAGGATCATCGGATTCGACAACAATCGTCAAGCCCAGTGCATCAGTTTCATCGCCTACAAGCCACCAAGCTTCACTAATGCTTAA
- the LOC103852370 gene encoding protein ABA DEFICIENT 4, chloroplastic, producing MAFSQPLSSSSLSMMNRSFVAKSSVSASLSLNKSLKIRFHNRWSFNGGSRIVLFPSNSSSLVHKKRSCVRASWMATSQIASSVFAVGTTAVLPFYTLMVVAPKAEITKKCMESSIPYVVLGVLYAYLLYLSWTPETLKYMFSSKYLLPELSGIAKMFSSEMTLASAWIHLLVIDLFAARQVFNDGLENKIETRHSVSLCLLFCPVGIVSHVVTKALTNSSTSNTNNQCK from the exons ATGGCTTTTTCTCAGCCTTTGTCTTCTTCGTCTCTCTCG ATGATGAATCGGAGCTTTGTAGCTAAGAGCTCGGTGTCAGCAAGTCTTTCTCTCAACAAGTCTTTAAAGATTCGATTCCATAATCGTTGGAGCTTCAACGGAGGATCAAGAATCGTTCTTTTCCCATCCAATTCGTCCTCCCTTGTTCACAAGAAACGCTCCTGCGTACGAGCTTCAT GGATGGCTACGTCTCAGATCGCAAGCAGTGTATTTGCTGTCGGAACAACCGCGGTTCTTCCTTTTTACACTCTGATGGTTGTAGCTCCTAAAGCTGAAATT ACCAAGAAGTGTATGGAGAGTAGCATACCGTATGTCGTCTTAGGCGTATTATACGCGTATTTGTTGTACCTTTCTTGGACACCCGAAACGCTCAAATACATGTTTTCCAGTAAATACTTGTTGCCAGAG TTGTCTGGAATAGCGAAAATGTTTTCAAGTGAAATGACTCTTGCTTCTGCTTGGATTCATCTTCTTGTTATTGATCTTTTTGCTGCTAG ACAAGTTTTTAATGATGGCTTGGAGAATAAGATCGAGACGAGGCACTCGGTTTCACTTTGCCTTCTCTTCTGCCCGGTTGGAATCGTTTCTCATGTGGTAACCAAAGCTTTGACCAACAGTTCTACATCCAATACCAACAACCAGTGCAAGTAA